The nucleotide window TTCGTCCAAAAACAAAATGTCGGTTTGCTGTGCAAGTGCCATTGCAATCCATACACGTTGTCTTTGCCCTCCTGAAAGCTCATCGATATGACTGTCGGCAAGTTCGGTAATGTTCATCATTTCCATCGCTTCCGCAACTGCATCATAATCCTCAGTTGACCAGCCCTTTAAAAAGCTCTGATGCGGAAACCGGCCGCGGCCAACCAAGTCTGCAACCGTGATCCCTTCAGGAACGATCGGTGATTGCGGAAGAAGTCCTAAAACACGTGCAAGCTGTTTTGGCGGGATTTTGTTAATCGATTTATCATCCAACAATACTTGGCCGGAGATCGGCTTGATTAATCGTGCCATCGTTTTTAAAAGCGTCGATTTCCCACACCCATTCGAACCGATAATAATGCTGATTTTATTGCTTGGAATCGCTAGACTGACACCTTGTAAAATCGCTTTGTTGTCATAGCCTGCAACAAGATTTTCCGTTTGGAATGTATGTGTCGATTTCATCATAAATCTCCTTTCCGATTAATACGGATTAATAAATAAATTAAGTATGGTGCACCGATTATCCCTGTAATAACCCCTACCGGATAGCGTGTCTCAAAAGCAAACTGTCCGATAAGATCTGCCGCCAGTACTAAAATGACCCCGATTAAACCTGCAGGGATAAGACCCGAAAATCCGACACCTGTTAATTTTTTGGCAATAGGACCTGCCAGGAATGAAATAAAGGCAATCGGACCCGTTGCAGCTGTCGCCAATGCAATCATAAGCACCGACGTAATAATAAGAATGACTCTCGTTTGATTTGTATTGACGCCTAGAGACGTCGCCGCCTGTTCACCAAGCTCCAGCATTTCCAGACGCTTTGCAAAATACATTAAAATCGGTGTGCAAATACACACGATAAGAATTAACGGATATAAGTTCGTTAATTTTGCACCGTTTAAACTGCCGCTCAGCCACCTCATTGCAGCCGGAATATCATGTGTATCCCCAATGAGCATCAGATAGTTGATAAAGGCCGTCAGCATCGCCTGAATCCCGATACCGATTAAAATTAGTCGACCGATCGAAAAGGAAGTGCCTTTTGCCAGCAGATAGATAAAGACAGCTGTTGCAAGCCCTCCGATTACAGCTGCGATGGATACGGCCGTATTGCTTGCATTTAATACAATGATGCAAAATACAGCTGCAGCACTTGAACCTGTTGTAATCCCGATTACATTCGGATTTGCCAGCGGGTTGCGCAGCATCGTCTGGAAAATATAGCCCCCGACACCAAATGCAAAGCCTGCAAACAAACCGGCCACCATTCTAGGGAAACGAATTGTATTTACCGCAAAGGATGCTCCCTTCACTTGTTCACCTAGTAAAACCTTTATGACATCCTGCACCGGATAAATCGTGTTGCCGAGCATAAGCATCAAACCGCAAAGAACTAGCGAAATGATTGCCAGCAAGGAAGTCATCATTATAAACCGGCGTTTTCTTTTTAATCTTGACGTCTTAATCATCTTCATCGTTTCATTCATCA belongs to Solibacillus sp. FSL W7-1436 and includes:
- a CDS encoding ABC transporter ATP-binding protein, translating into MKSTHTFQTENLVAGYDNKAILQGVSLAIPSNKISIIIGSNGCGKSTLLKTMARLIKPISGQVLLDDKSINKIPPKQLARVLGLLPQSPIVPEGITVADLVGRGRFPHQSFLKGWSTEDYDAVAEAMEMMNITELADSHIDELSGGQRQRVWIAMALAQQTDILFLDEPTTYLDITYQVEILDLLTDLNSKYGTTIVMVLHDINLSARYADYIFALHKGRLVSEGTPANVITSELIKDIFNLNCVVTQDPVSDSPSVVPIGRHHSKSAMLV
- a CDS encoding FecCD family ABC transporter permease; this translates as MMNETMKMIKTSRLKRKRRFIMMTSLLAIISLVLCGLMLMLGNTIYPVQDVIKVLLGEQVKGASFAVNTIRFPRMVAGLFAGFAFGVGGYIFQTMLRNPLANPNVIGITTGSSAAAVFCIIVLNASNTAVSIAAVIGGLATAVFIYLLAKGTSFSIGRLILIGIGIQAMLTAFINYLMLIGDTHDIPAAMRWLSGSLNGAKLTNLYPLILIVCICTPILMYFAKRLEMLELGEQAATSLGVNTNQTRVILIITSVLMIALATAATGPIAFISFLAGPIAKKLTGVGFSGLIPAGLIGVILVLAADLIGQFAFETRYPVGVITGIIGAPYLIYLLIRINRKGDL